One stretch of Thermoleophilia bacterium DNA includes these proteins:
- a CDS encoding hydrogenase 4 subunit B, translating into MTLVPAAVMLVYRQDDEVQSAVIVYVGITHVAAVGVWATMLILSENGALGGAPLGPGGLQSLVLIAALLGFLTKAGIVPLHIWLPRAHPVAPSHISALMSGVMIMLAIYGLSRVLFTWLTGVPTWVGVTMVALGALSALVGVLYALVQRELKRLLAFSSIENAGIVVLVLGAALLLISAGQPQWAAIAFAGAMLQILNHAAFKGALFLGAGAVGDATGTLRFDRMGGLLRRMPVTGSAIGVAALAIAGFPLLNGFVSEWIGLQALLRLPVEGTDLLALVGAFGAATLAATAGLAALCFVGLAGLVLLGRARTPEAAGAREPAAAVRGAIVFLAVLCFVLAALAGVLVPRLAELGPGYWSGAPSLGLDLPGTGSLPAPVLLLALVVITGLVALARGRRRAAPAPVWVSGQPDEPQLAWTLAGFTKPLRLMIDGALRTRRESVTTGSDGIVETVRFRGDVPHLFDTHLFEPVLRLATVAARYARRVQSGSLRAYLGYLAVLLLVLLLLLRLGVIS; encoded by the coding sequence ATGACGCTCGTCCCTGCGGCTGTGATGCTCGTCTACCGCCAGGACGACGAGGTCCAAAGCGCCGTGATCGTCTATGTCGGCATCACCCACGTGGCGGCAGTGGGTGTCTGGGCGACGATGCTGATCCTTTCGGAGAATGGAGCACTTGGGGGTGCCCCTCTCGGTCCTGGCGGCCTGCAGTCACTGGTGCTGATAGCGGCACTACTGGGGTTCCTCACCAAGGCCGGCATAGTTCCGCTGCATATCTGGCTGCCGCGCGCGCACCCCGTCGCCCCCTCGCACATCTCGGCGCTGATGTCGGGAGTGATGATCATGCTTGCGATCTATGGCCTGAGTCGTGTGCTTTTCACATGGCTGACGGGCGTGCCGACCTGGGTGGGAGTCACCATGGTGGCGCTCGGGGCACTCTCGGCGCTGGTGGGCGTGCTCTATGCGCTGGTCCAGCGGGAGCTGAAGCGCCTTCTCGCGTTCAGCTCGATCGAGAATGCCGGCATCGTCGTCCTCGTCCTCGGCGCGGCGCTACTGCTCATCTCGGCGGGACAACCCCAGTGGGCGGCGATCGCCTTTGCCGGCGCGATGCTTCAGATCCTCAATCACGCCGCGTTCAAGGGCGCGTTGTTCCTTGGCGCGGGTGCCGTCGGGGACGCCACAGGGACGCTGCGGTTTGACCGGATGGGCGGGCTGCTTCGCAGGATGCCGGTCACGGGCAGCGCGATCGGTGTCGCAGCCCTGGCGATCGCCGGGTTCCCCCTGCTGAACGGATTCGTCTCTGAATGGATCGGACTCCAGGCGCTGTTGCGGCTGCCCGTAGAGGGGACCGACTTGCTCGCCCTGGTCGGGGCGTTCGGGGCGGCGACCCTGGCCGCGACGGCGGGCCTGGCGGCGCTGTGCTTCGTCGGGCTGGCGGGACTGGTGTTACTGGGCCGTGCCCGAACTCCGGAAGCGGCAGGTGCGCGCGAACCCGCAGCTGCCGTCCGTGGCGCAATCGTCTTCCTCGCGGTGCTCTGCTTCGTGCTGGCAGCACTCGCCGGCGTGCTTGTGCCACGTCTGGCAGAACTCGGGCCGGGCTACTGGTCGGGCGCGCCCTCGTTGGGGCTGGACCTCCCGGGTACGGGATCACTTCCGGCCCCGGTCCTCCTGCTGGCCCTGGTCGTAATCACCGGACTCGTCGCACTCGCCCGCGGGCGCCGTCGTGCCGCTCCCGCGCCGGTGTGGGTGAGCGGCCAGCCCGACGAGCCCCAGCTGGCCTGGACCCTGGCGGGCTTCACCAAGCCGCTACGGCTGATGATCGATGGAGCTCTTCGCACGCGACGGGAATCGGTGACCACGGGCTCGGACGGGATCGTCGAGACAGTCCGCTTCCGTGGCGACGTGCCGCACCTGTTCGACACGCACCTGTTCGAGCCGGTCTTGCGCCTCGCGACCGTCGCGGCGCGCTACGCCCGCCGGGTGCAGTCAGGCAGCCTGCGCGCCTACCTCGGCTACCTTGCCGTACTGCTTCTGGTTCTGCTGCTGCTCCTGCGGCTCGGGGTGATCTCATGA
- a CDS encoding SDR family oxidoreductase, with amino-acid sequence MSGILESFSLEGKVVVVTGASSGLGVAFATGMAEAGADIAICARRVEKLEATKEAVEALGRRCIAVPADVARPEDCDRVISEAVEQLGHVDVLVNNAGIGTAVPATHEDPDEFRKVIDINLNGSYFMAQAFARAISESGGSIVNIGSVLGSTTAFLPQAAYASSKAAIIGLTRDLAQQWTARKGIRVNALAPGFFESEMTDQYPDGYLDNMMIRVPAGRKGEAGELVAAAIFLASDASSYVTGILLPVDGGLLTT; translated from the coding sequence ATGAGCGGAATCCTCGAGTCGTTTTCACTGGAAGGCAAAGTCGTTGTCGTCACCGGAGCTTCATCCGGTCTCGGTGTGGCGTTTGCGACCGGCATGGCCGAAGCGGGCGCCGACATCGCCATCTGCGCGCGTCGAGTCGAGAAGCTCGAAGCGACCAAAGAAGCGGTCGAGGCACTGGGCCGGCGCTGCATCGCCGTTCCGGCGGACGTCGCCAGGCCCGAGGACTGCGACCGGGTGATCAGCGAGGCGGTCGAGCAACTCGGCCACGTCGATGTGCTGGTCAACAACGCCGGCATCGGCACTGCCGTTCCAGCGACGCATGAAGATCCGGACGAATTCCGCAAGGTGATCGACATCAACCTGAACGGCTCGTATTTCATGGCCCAGGCGTTTGCCCGTGCAATCAGTGAAAGTGGCGGCAGCATCGTCAATATAGGCAGCGTCCTCGGCTCGACCACGGCCTTTCTCCCGCAGGCTGCCTACGCGTCGTCCAAGGCGGCGATCATCGGCTTGACCCGGGACCTCGCGCAGCAATGGACTGCCCGCAAGGGAATCAGGGTGAACGCACTGGCACCGGGATTTTTCGAGTCTGAGATGACCGACCAGTACCCGGACGGGTATCTGGACAACATGATGATCAGGGTTCCCGCAGGTCGCAAGGGCGAAGCGGGCGAACTCGTGGCCGCGGCGATCTTCCTGGCCAGCGACGCGTCGTCTTACGTCACGGGGATCCTGCTGCCCGTCGATGGCGGCCTGCTGACGACCTAG
- a CDS encoding MFS transporter: protein MTSPRARNLALMLLALTQFVVVIDASITNVALPSIGKALDISQDDLSWVVNSYTLVFGGFLLLGGRLADFFGRRRMFMIGMALFGLSSLAGGFAQSQEWLIIARAFQGLGAAIASPAALSIVTTTFEEGSERNRALGIWGAVAGAGGAAGVLLGGILTQWAGWEWVLFVNVPIAAFVVWQAPIRLLESKAEEESERTLDIPGAVTVTAGLALLVYTLVDAANVGWTSTETIIRGTIALALIFVFVVVELRTSRPLVPFSIFRNRTLRAANIVGVLTGMSLFSMFFLITLYLQQVLGQDALEAGLSYLPLAISIILAAGLAGHLVTKIGFKPVLVSGLLLVAVALAWFTQIDVDGSYLSDVLGPSVLAGIGLGLSFVPVTIAAMSGTRPEEAGLASGLINTAQQVGGALGLAILASIANSSTNDAFSSGVTNKAAALTQGFSDAFIVGACFALAGAILAALLISSKDSREHAEAA, encoded by the coding sequence ATGACTTCCCCTCGCGCGAGGAACCTGGCGCTCATGCTGCTCGCTCTGACCCAGTTCGTGGTGGTGATCGACGCCTCGATCACCAACGTCGCCCTACCTTCGATCGGCAAGGCCCTCGACATCTCGCAGGACGATCTTTCCTGGGTGGTCAACAGCTACACCCTCGTCTTCGGCGGCTTCCTGCTGCTCGGCGGGCGCTTGGCCGACTTCTTCGGCCGCCGCCGGATGTTCATGATCGGCATGGCCCTTTTCGGGCTTTCCTCTTTGGCCGGTGGTTTCGCCCAGAGCCAGGAATGGCTGATCATCGCCCGGGCCTTTCAGGGACTCGGCGCGGCGATCGCTTCGCCCGCCGCCCTTTCGATCGTGACGACGACGTTCGAGGAAGGTTCAGAGCGAAACCGGGCGCTGGGCATCTGGGGTGCTGTCGCCGGCGCCGGCGGCGCGGCCGGAGTGCTGCTCGGCGGCATCCTGACCCAATGGGCCGGCTGGGAGTGGGTCCTCTTCGTCAACGTGCCGATCGCCGCCTTCGTCGTCTGGCAGGCGCCGATCCGCTTGCTCGAGTCGAAGGCCGAGGAAGAGTCCGAACGCACCCTGGACATCCCGGGCGCGGTTACAGTCACCGCCGGCCTGGCGTTGCTCGTCTACACGCTTGTTGACGCGGCGAACGTCGGATGGACTTCAACCGAGACCATCATCCGCGGCACCATCGCTTTGGCTCTGATCTTCGTCTTCGTTGTCGTCGAGCTCAGGACCAGCCGGCCGCTGGTCCCGTTCTCGATTTTTCGCAACCGGACCCTTCGCGCGGCGAACATCGTCGGCGTCCTGACCGGCATGTCCCTGTTCTCGATGTTCTTCCTGATCACCCTCTACCTCCAGCAGGTCCTGGGCCAGGACGCTCTGGAAGCCGGGCTTTCTTACCTGCCGCTCGCGATATCGATCATCCTCGCCGCGGGACTCGCCGGACACCTGGTCACAAAGATCGGCTTCAAGCCCGTACTGGTGTCCGGCCTGTTGCTGGTCGCCGTGGCTCTCGCCTGGTTCACCCAGATCGACGTCGACGGCTCCTACCTCTCCGACGTGCTCGGCCCGTCGGTGCTCGCCGGCATCGGGCTCGGCCTGTCCTTCGTGCCGGTGACGATCGCCGCGATGTCGGGCACCAGGCCCGAAGAAGCCGGGCTGGCTTCCGGGCTGATCAACACCGCCCAGCAGGTGGGCGGTGCGCTCGGCCTCGCGATCCTGGCGTCGATCGCCAATTCGTCGACCAACGACGCCTTCAGTTCCGGTGTCACGAACAAGGCGGCGGCGCTTACCCAGGGTTTTTCCGACGCGTTCATCGTCGGCGCGTGCTTCGCCCTGGCCGGAGCGATCCTCGCCGCCCTGCTGATTTCGTCGAAGGACAGCCGTGAGCACGCCGAAGCGGCCTGA
- a CDS encoding acyl-CoA dehydrogenase family protein, translating to MTPGTSLAAPPRRAIFEDEHEDYRESFRSFLVAEVTPNFAEWDESGVVSRDLFAKAAGHGFMGMAIPEEYGGAGADDWRFNVVLTEEAVRSGVGSAFGGPMLTTDICLPYLLTSGTDEQKARWLPGIANGETVLAIAMTEPGTGSDLAAVTTTARLEGDEYVVNGSKTFITNGGHADRVIVVAKTDPDAGHAGISLIVVDADSEGFSRGPQIDKLGQHASDTTELFFDDVRVPAENLLGAEGGGFYQLMEKLVPERMIIAVGALAGAEAAFEGTLEYVKERTAFGRPIGSFQNSRFVMAEIKTEITIGRAFVDQCIGKHVAGELTIEEAAMAKWWTTELLGTVTDKCLQLHGGYGYTNEYPISSAWVDARVTRIYGGTTEIMKELIGRGMGL from the coding sequence ATGACCCCGGGAACATCTTTGGCAGCACCGCCGCGGCGGGCCATCTTCGAAGACGAGCACGAGGACTACCGAGAGAGCTTTCGATCGTTCCTCGTTGCCGAAGTGACTCCGAACTTCGCTGAATGGGATGAGTCCGGGGTTGTCTCGCGTGATCTCTTCGCCAAGGCTGCCGGACACGGCTTCATGGGCATGGCGATCCCGGAGGAATACGGAGGGGCCGGCGCCGACGACTGGCGCTTCAACGTCGTGCTCACGGAAGAGGCTGTCAGGTCGGGCGTGGGCTCCGCTTTCGGCGGTCCGATGCTGACCACCGACATATGTCTGCCTTACCTCCTCACCTCGGGTACCGACGAGCAGAAGGCACGCTGGCTGCCCGGCATCGCCAATGGAGAGACCGTGCTCGCGATCGCGATGACCGAGCCGGGAACTGGTTCCGACCTGGCGGCCGTGACCACCACTGCCCGGCTCGAGGGTGACGAGTATGTGGTCAACGGTTCGAAGACCTTCATCACCAACGGCGGCCATGCCGACCGGGTGATCGTCGTCGCCAAGACCGATCCCGATGCCGGACACGCAGGAATCTCGCTGATCGTGGTTGACGCCGACTCCGAGGGTTTCTCCCGCGGTCCACAGATCGACAAGCTGGGCCAGCACGCGTCGGATACGACCGAGCTCTTCTTCGACGACGTTCGGGTGCCGGCCGAGAACCTGCTCGGGGCCGAGGGCGGCGGCTTCTACCAGCTGATGGAGAAGCTGGTCCCGGAGCGCATGATCATTGCGGTGGGCGCTTTGGCCGGCGCCGAGGCTGCCTTCGAGGGCACCCTCGAGTACGTCAAGGAACGCACCGCCTTCGGGCGGCCGATCGGCAGTTTCCAGAACTCACGCTTCGTGATGGCCGAGATCAAGACCGAGATCACAATCGGACGTGCCTTCGTCGATCAGTGCATCGGCAAACACGTCGCCGGTGAGCTGACTATCGAAGAAGCGGCGATGGCCAAATGGTGGACCACCGAACTGCTCGGCACGGTCACCGACAAGTGCCTGCAGCTGCACGGGGGCTACGGCTACACGAACGAGTACCCGATTTCCTCCGCCTGGGTAGACGCCCGCGTAACCCGGATCTACGGCGGCACGACCGAAATCATGAAGGAACTGATCGGCCGGGGGATGGGTCTTTAG
- a CDS encoding carotenoid oxygenase family protein, whose translation MRRNIDHHRQGPARCYGRSGKARKEFEDRTAVEAGISLGFQSLEDEVRVDALPVEGELPAWLTGSLLRTGPSKFEVGERSMAHWFDGLAMLHRFSFEAGGVSYASRFLESKAYRAATDTGEITYSEFATDPCRSLFKRAMSMFQPKLSDNDNVNLVKLGERFVAMTETPLPIEFDPETLAAAGVAWEVPGQLTTAHPHMERDSGTMLNYAVKFGPRNQYRFFRLESDAAAGDDAEVISSAATRQPAYMHSFGLTEKWIVLAEYPFVVNPLALIFSGRPFIENFRWKPDLGTRFTLIDRETGEKTGPFVTDPCFAFHHVNAYETEDGRVIADVCTFDDHEIVESLYLGNLRNGASIPPPALTRFTISPDTGSIESERLVEEPIDLPRINYGYSNGRPYRYAWGLGTDGTSFFDRIVAADVEQRTTKVWKETDCYPGEPVFASEPGASGEADGVLLSVVLDTAAETSFLLVLDAKTLEEKARATVPHHIPFNFHGQYVR comes from the coding sequence ATGCGCCGCAACATAGACCATCATCGACAGGGGCCGGCCAGGTGTTACGGTCGTTCTGGTAAAGCGCGCAAAGAATTCGAGGACAGGACGGCTGTGGAAGCTGGAATTTCACTTGGATTTCAGAGTCTCGAAGACGAGGTCCGTGTCGATGCCCTTCCGGTCGAGGGCGAACTTCCTGCCTGGCTGACCGGCTCGCTACTTCGCACCGGCCCATCGAAGTTCGAGGTTGGCGAGCGATCGATGGCCCACTGGTTCGATGGCCTGGCGATGCTTCACCGCTTCTCGTTCGAAGCTGGTGGCGTCTCCTACGCGAGCCGGTTCCTTGAAAGCAAGGCCTACCGAGCCGCGACCGACACGGGTGAGATCACCTACTCGGAGTTCGCGACCGATCCCTGCCGTTCCCTTTTCAAACGCGCGATGTCGATGTTCCAGCCCAAGCTCTCCGATAACGACAACGTCAACCTGGTCAAGCTCGGGGAGCGATTCGTCGCGATGACCGAGACGCCACTTCCGATCGAGTTCGATCCGGAAACCCTTGCGGCCGCCGGGGTCGCCTGGGAGGTCCCCGGCCAGCTGACCACGGCCCACCCCCACATGGAAAGGGATTCGGGCACGATGCTGAATTATGCGGTCAAGTTCGGGCCTCGCAACCAGTACCGGTTCTTCCGGCTCGAATCCGACGCCGCCGCCGGCGACGACGCCGAGGTGATCTCGTCGGCGGCCACCAGACAGCCCGCCTACATGCATTCGTTCGGGCTCACGGAAAAGTGGATCGTGCTTGCGGAGTATCCATTTGTGGTCAACCCGCTGGCCCTGATTTTCTCGGGACGCCCTTTCATCGAGAACTTCAGGTGGAAGCCGGATCTCGGCACACGCTTCACCCTGATCGATCGTGAAACCGGCGAAAAGACCGGACCTTTCGTGACCGACCCATGCTTCGCCTTCCACCACGTCAATGCCTACGAGACCGAAGACGGCCGAGTGATCGCCGATGTCTGCACCTTCGACGACCACGAGATCGTTGAGAGCCTTTACCTCGGAAACCTCCGAAACGGCGCTTCGATCCCACCACCGGCCCTAACCCGATTCACGATCTCGCCCGATACGGGATCGATCGAATCAGAGCGCCTGGTCGAGGAGCCGATCGACCTGCCCCGAATCAACTACGGATACTCCAACGGACGGCCCTACCGCTACGCCTGGGGCCTCGGCACCGACGGAACCAGCTTCTTCGACCGGATCGTGGCGGCCGACGTCGAGCAGCGGACAACCAAGGTCTGGAAAGAGACCGACTGCTACCCGGGCGAGCCGGTCTTCGCCTCCGAACCGGGCGCCTCGGGTGAGGCCGACGGCGTGCTCCTTTCGGTCGTCCTCGACACTGCGGCCGAAACGTCCTTCCTGCTCGTCCTCGACGCCAAGACCCTCGAGGAGAAGGCCCGCGCAACTGTGCCCCACCACATCCCCTTCAACTTTCACGGCCAGTACGTCCGGTAG
- a CDS encoding ribokinase, producing the protein MKIAVIGHVEMAEFAPVERVPKQGDIIQVPETFEVAAGGAAVAAVQIARLAGSCLFMTAIGSDRRADLVVPELAERGLRVEAARRSSDQRRAFVYLDAEGERTITTIGERVFPEAEDPLPWDELAGFDAVYLTAGNAGTLRAARAAKNVVATVRAGAALTESGVQVDVLVASANDVGEQYLRGDIEPAPRWVVRTDGSRGGSLETADGTVTHWASHAPIGPRVDTYGAGDSFAGGITYGLGRGLPIEEAIAVGAFCGASAVRGRGPYGAQASAEELSDGEKTLEVSP; encoded by the coding sequence ATGAAAATCGCAGTCATCGGTCACGTCGAGATGGCTGAGTTCGCCCCGGTCGAGCGGGTGCCGAAGCAGGGCGACATCATCCAGGTGCCCGAGACTTTCGAAGTAGCTGCGGGTGGAGCAGCGGTCGCCGCGGTGCAGATCGCCCGACTGGCCGGGAGCTGCCTCTTCATGACCGCTATCGGAAGTGACAGGCGGGCAGATCTGGTCGTGCCTGAGCTGGCCGAGAGAGGCCTCCGGGTTGAGGCTGCCCGCCGGAGCAGCGATCAGCGGCGGGCTTTCGTCTACCTCGACGCCGAAGGCGAACGCACCATCACGACGATCGGGGAGCGTGTCTTTCCCGAGGCGGAAGACCCGCTGCCGTGGGACGAGCTCGCAGGCTTTGACGCGGTGTATCTCACTGCGGGCAATGCCGGCACCCTGCGGGCCGCCCGGGCCGCGAAGAACGTGGTCGCGACCGTCCGGGCCGGCGCGGCCCTGACCGAGTCCGGTGTGCAGGTAGACGTGCTTGTCGCAAGTGCCAACGACGTCGGCGAGCAATATCTCCGCGGCGACATCGAACCGGCTCCCCGCTGGGTGGTGCGGACCGACGGATCGCGCGGCGGTTCACTCGAGACCGCCGACGGCACGGTGACTCACTGGGCATCGCATGCACCGATCGGCCCGCGGGTGGATACCTACGGCGCCGGCGACTCCTTCGCCGGCGGAATCACTTACGGGCTCGGGCGCGGACTTCCGATCGAGGAGGCCATCGCCGTCGGTGCCTTCTGTGGAGCGTCAGCGGTCCGGGGCCGCGGTCCTTACGGAGCCCAGGCTTCGGCCGAGGAGCTGAGCGACGGGGAAAAGACCCTCGAGGTCAGTCCGTAG
- a CDS encoding glucose-6-phosphate dehydrogenase, which yields MTSSPEQTLLILGASGDLTARLLLPGLGALLSDEPDRELLLVGSGMDDWDDERWRTTAAKSFAAGEATGPRVDQVAANAIYLKADVTDGDDLRKLLEVCVGQVTIYFALPPPVTVKACHALAGIELPEGLRVVLEKPFGTDAESAEALNRLLTELVPEDRVHRVDHFLGLSTVLNIVGLRFANRILEPVLNSNDVESVDIVWDEDLGLEGRAGYYDWAGAMVDMIQSHLLQVLSIMAMEAPPSMQARNFRDSTSQILRATRIWNDDPVHFSRRARYTAGELNGRQLPAYADEEGIDPARKTETFAELVLAIDTWRWAGVPFRVRSGKGMSEPRKEAVVTFKQPSWTPVGLKGTDEPDRLRIGLGFGADKLRLDLNINGPGDPLELDPVTLEAQFGAGELPEYGQVLKGVLEGDPTLSVRGDTAADCWRIIEPVQDAWRNDEVPLGEYAAGSTGPEGWPERGLPTD from the coding sequence ATGACCTCATCCCCCGAGCAGACGCTGCTCATCCTCGGCGCGAGCGGCGACCTCACCGCCCGCCTTCTGCTGCCGGGCCTCGGCGCCCTGTTGTCCGATGAGCCCGATCGCGAACTGCTCCTGGTCGGCAGCGGAATGGACGACTGGGACGACGAGCGCTGGCGGACCACGGCCGCGAAGTCCTTCGCCGCTGGCGAGGCGACCGGCCCGCGGGTGGATCAGGTCGCGGCGAACGCGATCTACCTGAAAGCCGACGTCACCGACGGCGACGACCTGCGCAAGCTGCTCGAGGTCTGCGTCGGGCAGGTGACCATCTACTTCGCCCTGCCGCCGCCGGTCACGGTGAAGGCCTGTCACGCGCTCGCCGGGATTGAGTTGCCCGAAGGCCTCCGCGTGGTGCTCGAAAAGCCGTTCGGCACCGACGCCGAGAGCGCCGAAGCCCTCAACCGGCTCCTGACCGAGCTGGTCCCGGAGGACCGGGTGCACCGGGTCGACCACTTCCTCGGCCTCTCGACGGTGCTGAACATCGTCGGCCTGCGTTTCGCCAACCGCATCCTCGAGCCCGTGCTCAACTCGAACGACGTCGAGAGCGTGGACATCGTCTGGGACGAGGACCTCGGGCTGGAAGGCCGGGCCGGGTATTACGACTGGGCCGGTGCGATGGTCGACATGATCCAGAGCCACCTGCTCCAGGTGCTTTCGATCATGGCGATGGAGGCCCCGCCCAGCATGCAGGCCAGGAACTTCCGCGACAGCACTTCCCAGATCCTGCGCGCGACCAGGATCTGGAATGACGATCCGGTGCACTTCAGCCGGCGGGCCCGCTACACGGCGGGCGAGCTTAACGGCCGCCAACTTCCTGCCTACGCCGATGAAGAAGGCATCGATCCGGCCAGGAAAACCGAGACGTTCGCCGAGCTGGTGCTCGCGATCGACACCTGGCGCTGGGCCGGCGTGCCGTTCCGGGTGCGCTCCGGCAAGGGGATGAGCGAGCCGCGCAAGGAGGCCGTCGTCACCTTCAAGCAGCCGTCATGGACGCCTGTCGGCCTGAAGGGCACGGATGAGCCCGATCGCTTGCGCATCGGCCTCGGCTTCGGCGCCGACAAGCTCCGTCTCGACCTCAACATCAACGGTCCGGGCGACCCGCTCGAACTCGACCCGGTGACCCTGGAGGCGCAATTCGGCGCCGGGGAGCTGCCCGAATACGGACAGGTGCTGAAGGGAGTGCTGGAAGGCGACCCGACGCTTTCCGTCCGGGGCGACACGGCCGCGGACTGCTGGCGGATAATCGAGCCGGTGCAGGACGCTTGGCGAAACGACGAAGTGCCGCTCGGGGAGTACGCGGCCGGCAGCACCGGCCCCGAAGGCTGGCCCGAGCGCGGCCTGCCTACGGACTGA
- a CDS encoding aldose 1-epimerase family protein: protein MTAPPSGDQIEITSGDQRATIVEVGGGIREYEVNGRAVLEPFPAAEMCDGAHGAPLIPWPNRMADGRYRFDGIEYQVDLTEPSKNNAIHGFFLWRPWQATEREVDRVIMSARLHPMPGYPFHLDFSIEYSLDEEGLRVTATAENTGDKACPYGHGQHPYLSPGSGLIDDCTLQLSGRTRIDTDPVRQLPTGKEPVAGTPFDFLEPRRLGTTEIDFAFTDLERDAAGRAWTRLGGTDGASAEIWVDESFPIMETYTGDTLHPDRARRGLGTEPMTCAPNGFNSGEGLLRLEPGGSATTVWGALLR, encoded by the coding sequence GTGACAGCTCCCCCCTCCGGCGACCAGATTGAGATCACCTCCGGCGACCAGCGGGCGACCATCGTCGAGGTCGGGGGCGGTATACGAGAGTACGAAGTCAATGGTCGAGCAGTGCTTGAACCGTTCCCCGCAGCCGAGATGTGCGACGGGGCCCACGGGGCTCCGCTCATCCCCTGGCCCAACCGGATGGCCGACGGTAGATACCGGTTTGACGGAATCGAATACCAGGTGGATCTCACCGAACCGTCGAAGAACAACGCGATCCACGGCTTCTTCCTGTGGCGACCCTGGCAGGCGACCGAACGCGAGGTCGACCGCGTGATCATGTCCGCTCGCCTTCACCCGATGCCGGGATATCCGTTCCACCTCGACTTCAGCATCGAGTATTCCCTCGACGAAGAAGGGCTGAGGGTTACCGCCACCGCGGAGAACACCGGCGACAAGGCCTGCCCCTACGGTCACGGCCAGCACCCCTACCTCTCCCCCGGCTCGGGACTGATCGATGACTGCACCCTTCAGCTCTCCGGCCGAACCCGCATCGACACCGACCCGGTGCGCCAGCTGCCCACCGGCAAGGAACCGGTGGCAGGAACGCCCTTCGACTTCCTCGAGCCAAGGCGGCTCGGCACCACCGAGATCGACTTCGCTTTCACCGACCTCGAACGGGATGCCGCGGGACGCGCCTGGACCCGGCTCGGCGGAACGGATGGAGCCTCGGCGGAGATCTGGGTCGACGAGAGCTTTCCAATCATGGAGACCTATACCGGCGACACCCTCCACCCCGACCGGGCCCGACGCGGGCTCGGCACGGAGCCGATGACCTGCGCGCCGAACGGGTTCAACAGCGGCGAGGGGCTGCTCCGGCTGGAGCCCGGCGGATCGGCGACCACGGTCTGGGGAGCACTGCTGAGATGA